A window of Kribbella voronezhensis genomic DNA:
AGGGCCGGGCGCCAGGGGCGGATCGATGAGATCCACCCTCGTATTCACGGCGCGGGACACTGTGCAAGCGGCTCGCACCAGCTGCCCATCTGGGCGCGTCACCGGCGAAACACCCTCCAGTGTAGCCGGAATACTCACCCCGGCCGTCGCACACACTTTCCACCCACCGTGCCGGTTGCCCGATATGGTGCGACCCATGACCGAACTCACGGCCTTCGATGATCCCGCCTACCGGGCCGCGGCGGTGGATCTGCTGGGTGTCCTCGCGTACGGCGAACTGACCGCGTTCGAGCGGATCGCCGAGGATGCGAAGCTGGCTCCGACACTCGACGACAAGGCCCAGCTGGCCCAGCTGGCGACCACCGAGTTCGGCCATTTCGTCCAACTGCGTGACCGGCTGGTCGCGCTCGGAGTCGATCCGATGGACGCGATGCAGCCGTTCGTCACGCCCCTGGATGCCTTCCACGACCACACCGCGCCGTCCGACTGGCTCGAGGGCCTGGTGAAGGCCTACGTCGGGGACGGCCTGGCGAACGACTTCTACCGCGAGGTCGCCGCGTACGTCGACGCGAGACCCGCGCACTCGTCCTCGAGGTCTTCGCCGACTCCGGCCAGGCCGAGTTCGTGGTGGACCGCGTCCGCGCCGCGATCGAGGAAGACCCGAAAGTCGGCGGCCGGCTCGCCCTCTGGGGCCGCCGCCTCGTCGGCGAGGCCCTTAGCCAAGCCCAGCGAATCGCCGCCGACCGAGACCCGCTCGCCGCCCTCCTGGCCGGCAGCGTAGACCGCCCCGGCCTCGACCTGGCAGCCATCGGCCGCATGTTCACCCGCCTCACCGAGGCCCACACCGCTCGGATGACAGCCCTCGGTCTTCAAGCCTGACCCCACCCACGCGGGCTCCTTCGTCGCCCGCTCCCCACTCCCCAGCTACGGCGTTCCTACGTCACGCCTGCGCTGCCTTGGGTTCGACGACAACGCTTGATCGACCCTGCCCTCACAGCTAGCCAGCGGCAGGATCGCATCCGCACTATAGTGCGGATATGCGTACTATAGTGCCGATATCCGCACTATAGTGGTGCGATGGATCTGTCCCGACCGGTGACTACGGTGACTCCAACCATGGACGCGCCGGTACTTGCCATTTTGGCTCGAACGACCAAGCCGTTGACCGGAAGGCAAATTCACCTGCTGGCGGCCTCCGGCAGTGAGAGTGGTACGCGGAGGGTGTTGCGCCGGCTCTCCACCACAGGGCTGGTCACGGCAACCGAGGTCGGTCCCAGCACGCAGTACCTGCTGAATCGAGAGCACCTAGCTGCCGACGCTGTCATCGAACTGGTGGACCTTCGCGGCAAGCTGATCGATCGCATGCGGGAGACGATCGACCACGACTGGACCGAAAAGCCGCTGACGGCGAGCTTGTTCGGCTCAGTTGCGCGGGGAGACGGCGGGATGGGCAGCGACATCGATCTTCTCGTCGTGCGTCCGGTCGATGAGATCCATCCGCACTGGGAGCAGCAGGTCGGCTCGCTGTCCGAGTGGGTTCACCGATGGACGGGAAACCATCTTCAGGTCTATGACGTCAGCCGTGCCGAGCTACTCGCCCATTTCGCAGCCGACGAGCCGATCGTCAACGACTGGCTCCGCGACTGCATCACTGTCTATGGACAGGACTTCCGACAATTGCGCAACCGATTGATGCGCAGAGGAACCGAGCAGTGACGCGAGCAAGTGGACGTACGGAGGAGTGTGGCGCTGGCCAGGCCCGCATCCGACTGAGTCAGGCCCGTGCCTTCCTTGACGCCGCTGATCTGATCGGGCTCGAGGATGACGAGCTTGCGAGCGACAACGTGGTTGCTGCTCTGGCGGTGCTTGCTGGCATCGCTGCTGCTGATGCGGCGTGTGGCGCCACACTCGGGCGCAGATCGAGAGGACAAGATCATCGCCAAGCGATCCAGTTGGTGGAGCAAGCCGGTCCCGACGGTAAGACCTTGGCACGTGCTCTCGGCCGCCTGCTCGACATCAAGGACGGAGCGCATTACGGCATGGTCTTCGTCAGTGCCGCACAGGCGAAAGCTGCTTTCCGCAACGCGAGCACGCTCGTTGACGGAGCGGCGAAGCTGCTGACATGACATGAACTGAGAACACAACGTCAGAGAAGTAGAACGAAGCGGCGTGCACTATTAAGCGACTTAGGTGATTGTCCGGCAGCACTCGGCCGGATCCGCCGTTCGACCCGATCGGGTCCCCTCTGCGCCTGCGGTCATGGCAGCGGAGGTGCGACGGAGGAGCGCCGTAGCTGGGGGGTGGGGAGCGGGCGACGCAGGAGCCTGCGTGGGCGGGGTACAAACACACAACGGCCGCCTGCCCCGAGTGGGGTGGCGGCCGTTGAGGTGAGGTTGTCAGACGGTGGATCTCGACCGGCTCTGGTAGCCGGCGATGATGGCGACGACGATCACAGCGCAGATGATCTGGATCAGGTACTGAGTCCAGTCCGGTCCGCTGGTGTCCTTGACGCCGAGGGCCTTGGCGATCAGACCACCGACGAAGGCACCGACGCCGCCACCGAGGATGGTCCAGCCGAGGCTGATGTTCTGCTTGCCGGGGAGTATCAGCCGGGCCAACGGCCCGAAGATGATGCCGGCGATGAGGCTGACGATGAGCATCCAGACCCAGTACACGGTTCCTCCTAGAGGGATAACTGACCTGCAGTCATCCAGGTGCCCCCGGCTAAACGGGCCACCGGACCCGCAGGTCTAATCCTCATAGTCCTCGGTTCGTAGCGCTCCGCAACCGGGACACGCGGCCGTGCCGCAACCGTTGCCAACCCGGCCCCGAAGCCGGCCGTGACGGCCGGCTCTGGGACGGGACCGGCCTTGCTCTCGTCAGTGCCGGTACTGCGTGGTGCGGGCGCTCAGATGGCGCCGAAGCCGACCTTGCGGCTGGAGACCTCACCGATCTCGACATAGGCCAGCCGGTCGGCCGGTACCAGTAGCTTGCGGCCCTTCTCGTCGGTCAGGGACAGCAAGTTGCTCTTTCCGCTGAACGCGTCCGCCACGACCTGCTCGACCTCGGCCGGGCTCAGTTCGCTTTCCAGCACCAATTCGCGATTGGCGTGCTGAACGCCGATCTTGACCTCCACGAAACCCTCCCGGGCGCGTTCCGACCGGCGGGGATCGCCGGTACCCGATTCGAGCCTATCCGCTACCGGTCCCCGTCTCTCACCAGTCCGCCCAGAGCAGAACCTCCAGGCTTGGAAAGGACCGGACGCGGCGGGCCGCAGTACGGGGCGTCAGGATTCGGTGCGGGGGAAGCCTCGGATGCCTCGCCAGGCGAGGCTGGCGACCAGGTCGGCGGCCTGCTCCTGGGCCAGGGTCGGGTTGTCGGCGGCCAGCCAGTAGCGGGCGCTGACCTGGGCCATCCCGACCAGGCTGACGGCGAGCACCATCGACTGTTCCTTGTTGAGCCCGGCGTCGGCGCTGATCACCTCGGAGCACGCCTCGGCGCACGCGTGGGTGACCCGGTCGACCCGCTCGCGAACGGCGGGCTCGTTGGTCAAGTCCGACTCGAACACGAGCCGGAACGCGCCCTGGGCATTCGCCACGTACTCGTAGAAGGCGTGGATCGTCGCGCCGACCCGCTCCTTGTTGTCCTCGGTGGACCGCAGCGCCTGCCGGACGGAGGCGACGATGGCCTCGCACGAACTGTCCAGCAGCGCGAGGTAGAGGTCCAGTTTGCCAGGGAAGTGCTGGTACAGGACTGGCTTCGAGACGCCGGCGCGATCGGCGATGTCGTCCATCGCGGCGGCGTGGTAGCCGTTGGCGACGAAGACCTCCTGGGCCGCCTCGAGCAGTTGCGCGCGGCGGGCCAGCCGCGGCAGGCGGCTGCCACGCTTGGGCGCAGTCTCCGGTGTCGTCGACACGTCGGCTCCTTCGGTCTTGCGGTCCGGCAGCCGGCGCGGCCCCCGGTAGTTGAAGCGAATCCTACCTAGCGGTAGTCGTCGTCGTCCGCTTCGCCGACGGTTCGGCGCTGCTCGTCGACATCGGCCGGGTCGGCCTCGTCCGGCAGGTCGGGGTGAGTGTCGATGACTTCTTCCAGACCAGCTGACGGCTGGTATTGCTCGAGGACATCGGCCTCGGGTGCCTCGGCAGGCACCTCGACGATGCTGTCCGGTACGTCGGGATCGCTGACCATCAGAGCTCTCCTCTCGTGTCGTTCGTGGACCGGTACCCAAGTCGTGCGGATTAAGACGGTAGCGGCTGCGGATCGTCGTACAGGCCGTCGAGTACGTCGCCGTACTCCTCGATCCGGGCCAGCACGTCGGCCGGCAGGAAGGTGAGGTCCTCGACGCTGGTCGCGGCGGCCACTTCGTCCCAGTCGATCGGGGTCGACACCCGCGGCTCCTCGGCGCCGCGCAGCGAGTACGGCGCCAGCGTGGTCTTGGCGCCCGCGTTCTGGCTCCAGTCGATGAACACCTTGCCCGGCCGGAGCGCCTTCGTCATCGTCGCGGTCACGTTCTCCGGCAACGCCTCGGCCAACTGCTCGGCGAGTTGTTTGGCGAACGCGCTGGTACTGCGTGACGTCGCCGGCTCGATCGGCACGTAGAGGTGCATCCCCTTGTTTCCGGACGTTTTCGGCCAGCCTTCGAGGCCGAAGTGGTTCAGCAGTTCGCGCAATGCCAGCGCAACGTCGCAGCAGTCCACGATGGTCGCACCGGGCCCGGGATCGAGGTCGAACACGATCAGGTCGGCCGTCGGGTTCCTGCCGTCGTCGGACAGCGCGATCCGCCACTGCGGTACGTGCAGCTCGAGCGCGGCCAGGTTCGCGAGCCAGACGATGGTCGGTACGTCGTTGGCGACCACGAACTCGGCTTCGTCGCGGCCGGTGGAGCTGCCCGGGGTCGGCAGCGTCACGGTGTGGACCCAGTCCGGCGTACCGCGGGGCGCGTTCTTCTCGAAGAAGTATGCCGCGCCGGTGCCGTCCGGCCATCGCTTGCGGGTCAGCGGCCGGTCCGACAGGTGTGGCAGCAGCAACGGCGCCACCTGGAGGTAGTAGTCGATCACCTCGGCCTTGGTGAAACCCGTCTGGGGATAGAGCACCTTGCCGAGGTTGGTGAGCTTCATCGTCTGCCCGTCGACCTCGGTGGTCAGTTGCGTCTGTCCGGCTGCCATGTCTCCCAGTGTCCAGTCTCGAGGAGTCTTACCATGGCTTTGTGGAAAGTTACGGGTCAGTAACCGGCACCTCGGTGCCGTTGGGGGCGCAGGAATGGCCGGCGCGCACGGTGCCGGTCGCGGGTATCGACCTGCTGGTCAGGGAGGTACCGGGAGCGGCGAAAGAGTTACCGCCTGCCTTGTTCGTGCACGGACTAGGCGGGTCGTCGCTCAACTGGACCGCACTCGGGCTGTTGCTGAACGACACGGTCCGCGGCATCGCGCCGGACCTGCCCGGCTTCGGCCGTACGCCGCCGCTGGCGGGGATCGGCGGTATCCGGCAGCAGGCCGACCTGCTCGGCCAACTGATGGACGCCGAGTTCGACCAGCCGGTGCACCTGTTCGGCAACTCGATGGGTGGCGCCGCGGCGGTCGCCTTGGCGGCGTCGCGTCCGGAGCAGATCGCCTCGCTGACCCTGATCTCGCCGGCCCTGCCACATCCCCGGGCTTCGGCTGTCGCGGTCTGGTTCGCCGCGCTGGCGACGCCCCGGCTGGGCAAGGTGGTCCTGGATCGCAGCAAGCGGATGCCGTTCGACAAGCGGCTCGAGGTCGGTCTGTCGATGGTTTTCGGCGACCCACGCGCGCTGCCGCCCGAAGTACTGCGGGTCTATGAGGACGAGTTGCGTCGCCGTGACGATCAGCCGTGGGGTTCGCAGGCGACCCTCGACGGCGCCCGCAGCATCCTGCTTTCGTACCTCGCGCCGCCGCGACGTTCGTTGTGGGCGGACGCGGCGAGGATCGACTGTCCGGTGCAACTGATCTACGGCGGCAAGGATCGCCTCGTCGACGCCCGGATCCGGACCAAGGCCCAGCGTGCGTTCCCCAATGCCCGGCTGCTCTATCTGCCGCAGTCCGGTCATGTCGCCCAGATGGAACATCCCGAACTCGTCGAGAAGGCGTTCCGCCAGTTGATCGCCTGAGGTTGCAACGAACCTGCGATCCAATCCGTACGGAAGAGCAATGATGTTCAGGGCACCATCGTCGGCGACGGCTGACGTCCAGGCGCGTCGGTGGGGGAGCCGCTACCTCCTCAGGTAGCCATCTGTGAGGCCGAGATCATCCCGGGGGATGATCTTGGTGTCGAGTTCACCGGATTCGACAACCCGCCGCGTGTCCCGGGAGTCAGTCGCAGTGATCTGTCTGCTGACGAAAGGATCGTTGTGCGGGTATTCGGAAGACTGGGGCTTGCGGTGGTGCTGCTCGGCGGCGCACTGCTCGGACCCGCCGCCCAGGCTCAGGCCGCAACACCACCTCCGCCCATGGCCAACGGCAAGAACTGGGACGTCACACCAGTTGCCGGGGGCTACAAAATCACACTCAAGCTGGACGCGCCGGCGCCGTTGCGCGACGCGTTGCCGTTGATCGCCGTCGACGGAAAGACCGTCGGGGTCGCCAAGCAGTCCGTGGATCAGCGAACCGCCACCGTGGTGAGTTCCGATCCGGCGCTGTTGAAGGCGAAGGATGTCCAGTTGGTGTGGTCCACGGACGGGACCACTGACGGGCAGGACAACAAACGCAGCCGGGTCGCGGCGGGACCGACCGACGCCGACTGGCTGAAGGCGCCGAAGGGCCCGCTGCTGGCGGCCGATCCCGGTGCGCTCGGCAGATATGCGGTCGAGACCGCGGAGTACAACCTGGGTGACGAGGCGGTCTACCTGCCCGGCCTGGGGCACAAGTCCGAAGTACGGGGCAAGGTCTACTCGCCCAAGGGCGCGGCCGGTGCTCGCCCGCTGGTGATCTTCCTGCACGGACGGCACCAGGTCTGTTACGGCGATACGACCGAGCCGTCCGAGAAGCCGTGGCCGTGCGCCAAGGGCGAGAAGCCGATCCCGAGCTACAAGGGGTACGACGGTCCCGCGAAGGCTCTGGCGAGCAACGGCTACCAGGTCGTCTCGATCAGCGCGAACGCCATCAATGGCTGGGACAGCGACGTCGTCGACACCGGTGCGCAGGCGCGCGCCGAACTGATCCTCGACCACCTGGACCTGTGGAAGAAGTGGTCCACCGTCGGCGGCGGCCCGTTCGGGTCGAAGTTCGTCGGCAAGGTCGACCTGAACAACGTCGGCCTGATGGGCCACTCCCGCGGTGGCGAAGGCGTCGCCCGCGCGGCCGTGCTCAACGCGGATCGCGGCGGCAAGTACGGCGTTCGCGCGGTCCTGCCGCTCGCGCCGACCGACTTCGCGCGCGCCACGGTGCCCGGCGTCGCGATGAGTGTCATCCTGCCGTACTGCGACGGTGACGTGTCCGACCTGCAGGGCCAGAAGTTCTACGACGACACGCGGTACTCCGTGGCCGGCGACACCGCGCCACGCTCGACCGTGACGGTGCTCGGCGCGAACCACAACTTCTTCAACACCGAGTGGACCCCGGGTCAGTCCGAGGCGCCCTCGAACGACGACTGGTACGGCGACGACAACGACAAGACGTCGCCGTGCGGATCGAAGTACGCGGGCCGGTTGACCCCGAAGCAGCAGCAGGCCGTCGGTACGGCGTACGTGGCCGGCTTCTTCCGCCTTCAGCTGGGTCACGAGAAGCAGTTCTTCGGGTTGCTCGACGGCTCGAACAGCCGGGCGGCATCGGCCGGCAACTCCGTAGTACGGGTTGTCTCGCAGGCGCCGGCGGGGAGCCGGCGGGATCTCAACCACTTCGACCAGCCACTGCCTTATGGGGCGGTCAGTGGAAGCGCCAAAGCAACTGTGTGCGCGGGCGTGGACGCGCCGGCCGGTCGAGTTGCCGCTGCGACACCCAAGTGCGTGAAGAACGAGGACAGCTCGCAGTCGCCGCACTGGGTGGAGGCGTACCTCGCGGCCAAGACGCCGACGATGGCCGTCACCAAGCTCACCTGGACGGGGAGGAACGGAGTCGTGCGGGTCAACCTCACGGCAGCCCAGCGCGACGTACGCCGGTACGCCGCGCTCTCGTTCCGCGCGGCACCCGATCCGGCGGGCGCGCCGAAGACCGACCTGAGCATCCGGGTCGTCGACGGCAAGGGCAAGGCGGTGTCGATCCCGGCCTCCAGCCTCGGTGACGCGCTGGTCCGGATGCCCGGCTCGAACGACAGCGGTCTGCCGAAGAACCTGCTCCGGACCGTGCGGATCCCGGTCAGCCTGCTGAAGGGGATCGACCTGCGCGACGTCCGGGCAGTCGAGTTGCGGACCGATCGGGTCGCCTCCGGATCGGTGTTCGTCAGCGACCTGGCGTTCTCCAAGCCGGACCTCGGCTGGTCGGCGCCCTCGCGGCTGCCGCAGGTGTCGGCGTCCAGCATCGGCAAGATCCCGGAGGGCGACAGCGGTACCCGCAAGGTCGACTTCTGGGTGACGTTGTCGCGCCCGAGCATCGTCCCGGTCAGCGTGTACGCCGAGACGAACGGCAATTTGAGCAGCTCGGTGGGTGAGGTGGCTGAGCAACTCGTCTTCAAGCCGGGGCAGACGCGGAAGAAGGTGACCGTGGCGATCACCGGGAACACCCGGGACAGTGTCGACGCGGAGTTCAGCCTGGTGCTCTCGGCGCCGAAGCAGGCGTTGCTGGCGGCGTCGTTCGGCTACGGCACGGTGGTCGACGACGACCCGACCCCGACGATGACGATCGGCCCGGCGACGGCGGCGGAGAACGCGGGCTCGCTCAAGTTCCCGATCAAGCTGTCGGCCCCGAGCGACAACTTCGTCTACGTCGCGGGCACGATGAAGAGCGGTACGGCGGTCCTCGGCACGGACTTCCGCAACCCGAACGACGACGGCAGCGAACCGCAGCCGATCGACTACATCGACGGCTACATCGAACCCGGCCAGACCACCGGCGAGATCGAGGTCAAACTCCTCGACGACAAGGTCAAGGAACCGACGGAGACGTTCACGGTGACCCTCACCGAGTCCGGCGGCGCCGAGATCAAGCTCCCGCTGACCCTGACCGGAACCATCACCGACAACGACTGATCGACCGGCCCGTCGGCTGCCTGTTCCGCAGGCAGCCGACGGTTCGTAGTACGAGACAGATGTCTTGGGATGCGGACCTGGCGGGGGTCTGCTGGGGTGGTGCGGGAACATGGGGGAGGTGCGGC
This region includes:
- a CDS encoding alpha/beta fold hydrolase, producing MESYGSVTGTSVPLGAQEWPARTVPVAGIDLLVREVPGAAKELPPALFVHGLGGSSLNWTALGLLLNDTVRGIAPDLPGFGRTPPLAGIGGIRQQADLLGQLMDAEFDQPVHLFGNSMGGAAAVALAASRPEQIASLTLISPALPHPRASAVAVWFAALATPRLGKVVLDRSKRMPFDKRLEVGLSMVFGDPRALPPEVLRVYEDELRRRDDQPWGSQATLDGARSILLSYLAPPRRSLWADAARIDCPVQLIYGGKDRLVDARIRTKAQRAFPNARLLYLPQSGHVAQMEHPELVEKAFRQLIA
- a CDS encoding GlsB/YeaQ/YmgE family stress response membrane protein; this translates as MYWVWMLIVSLIAGIIFGPLARLILPGKQNISLGWTILGGGVGAFVGGLIAKALGVKDTSGPDWTQYLIQIICAVIVVAIIAGYQSRSRSTV
- a CDS encoding DUF3107 domain-containing protein — translated: MEVKIGVQHANRELVLESELSPAEVEQVVADAFSGKSNLLSLTDEKGRKLLVPADRLAYVEIGEVSSRKVGFGAI
- a CDS encoding nucleotidyltransferase domain-containing protein, with translation MDLSRPVTTVTPTMDAPVLAILARTTKPLTGRQIHLLAASGSESGTRRVLRRLSTTGLVTATEVGPSTQYLLNREHLAADAVIELVDLRGKLIDRMRETIDHDWTEKPLTASLFGSVARGDGGMGSDIDLLVVRPVDEIHPHWEQQVGSLSEWVHRWTGNHLQVYDVSRAELLAHFAADEPIVNDWLRDCITVYGQDFRQLRNRLMRRGTEQ
- the ligD gene encoding non-homologous end-joining DNA ligase, whose translation is MAAGQTQLTTEVDGQTMKLTNLGKVLYPQTGFTKAEVIDYYLQVAPLLLPHLSDRPLTRKRWPDGTGAAYFFEKNAPRGTPDWVHTVTLPTPGSSTGRDEAEFVVANDVPTIVWLANLAALELHVPQWRIALSDDGRNPTADLIVFDLDPGPGATIVDCCDVALALRELLNHFGLEGWPKTSGNKGMHLYVPIEPATSRSTSAFAKQLAEQLAEALPENVTATMTKALRPGKVFIDWSQNAGAKTTLAPYSLRGAEEPRVSTPIDWDEVAAATSVEDLTFLPADVLARIEEYGDVLDGLYDDPQPLPS
- a CDS encoding Calx-beta domain-containing protein → MRVFGRLGLAVVLLGGALLGPAAQAQAATPPPPMANGKNWDVTPVAGGYKITLKLDAPAPLRDALPLIAVDGKTVGVAKQSVDQRTATVVSSDPALLKAKDVQLVWSTDGTTDGQDNKRSRVAAGPTDADWLKAPKGPLLAADPGALGRYAVETAEYNLGDEAVYLPGLGHKSEVRGKVYSPKGAAGARPLVIFLHGRHQVCYGDTTEPSEKPWPCAKGEKPIPSYKGYDGPAKALASNGYQVVSISANAINGWDSDVVDTGAQARAELILDHLDLWKKWSTVGGGPFGSKFVGKVDLNNVGLMGHSRGGEGVARAAVLNADRGGKYGVRAVLPLAPTDFARATVPGVAMSVILPYCDGDVSDLQGQKFYDDTRYSVAGDTAPRSTVTVLGANHNFFNTEWTPGQSEAPSNDDWYGDDNDKTSPCGSKYAGRLTPKQQQAVGTAYVAGFFRLQLGHEKQFFGLLDGSNSRAASAGNSVVRVVSQAPAGSRRDLNHFDQPLPYGAVSGSAKATVCAGVDAPAGRVAAATPKCVKNEDSSQSPHWVEAYLAAKTPTMAVTKLTWTGRNGVVRVNLTAAQRDVRRYAALSFRAAPDPAGAPKTDLSIRVVDGKGKAVSIPASSLGDALVRMPGSNDSGLPKNLLRTVRIPVSLLKGIDLRDVRAVELRTDRVASGSVFVSDLAFSKPDLGWSAPSRLPQVSASSIGKIPEGDSGTRKVDFWVTLSRPSIVPVSVYAETNGNLSSSVGEVAEQLVFKPGQTRKKVTVAITGNTRDSVDAEFSLVLSAPKQALLAASFGYGTVVDDDPTPTMTIGPATAAENAGSLKFPIKLSAPSDNFVYVAGTMKSGTAVLGTDFRNPNDDGSEPQPIDYIDGYIEPGQTTGEIEVKLLDDKVKEPTETFTVTLTESGGAEIKLPLTLTGTITDND
- a CDS encoding DNA-binding protein — its product is MTRASGRTEECGAGQARIRLSQARAFLDAADLIGLEDDELASDNVVAALAVLAGIAAADAACGATLGRRSRGQDHRQAIQLVEQAGPDGKTLARALGRLLDIKDGAHYGMVFVSAAQAKAAFRNASTLVDGAAKLLT
- a CDS encoding TetR/AcrR family transcriptional regulator, which gives rise to MSTTPETAPKRGSRLPRLARRAQLLEAAQEVFVANGYHAAAMDDIADRAGVSKPVLYQHFPGKLDLYLALLDSSCEAIVASVRQALRSTEDNKERVGATIHAFYEYVANAQGAFRLVFESDLTNEPAVRERVDRVTHACAEACSEVISADAGLNKEQSMVLAVSLVGMAQVSARYWLAADNPTLAQEQAADLVASLAWRGIRGFPRTES